Proteins encoded by one window of Massilia sp. NR 4-1:
- a CDS encoding DUF6139 family protein, which yields MRLDIYRRHEHNGHFSYLAVPEGKPIPQEAINTDWQPETRALEVDDSAATLPQFHIEQLVQQIGLKGYAITGLKDMG from the coding sequence ATGCGTCTGGACATTTACCGCCGTCACGAACACAACGGCCACTTCTCGTATCTCGCCGTACCCGAAGGCAAACCCATCCCCCAGGAAGCAATCAATACCGATTGGCAGCCCGAAACCCGGGCGCTGGAAGTCGACGACAGCGCCGCCACCCTGCCCCAATTCCATATCGAACAGCTGGTCCAGCAGATCGGCCTGAAAGGCTATGCGATCACCGGCCTGAAAGATATGGGCTGA